A window of Microcoleus sp. FACHB-68 genomic DNA:
ATCGGCCAAAATACGTTCGTGTACATCCTTAACAGTGGCGGAACCGAGTTCCCAGATAATGTTTAAAATTTCTGCCTCCAAAGGGCCGAGGGAAAGTTGTTTGGGACGGTAATTTGGCAGCGGAGTCATAACTGTTTAACACGCTAGCATTGATTTTCTTATATAGCACATTACACTTAAAAATTTCATTTTTTAACCAAAACATAGAAGTTTGACAGCCTGTCTTTTGACTTAGGTATCTAGCTGTTCCACAATAACGTGTGGCTTTATCATGCCCCCGAAACAGCGATTTCCCTTAATTCAATTGAGGGGCAGATTTTGAGCGTCTAGTTTTGTTATTAAATCAGTATGAAATTATATTTTGTTATGTTTGGCGTCAGTTGCCTGTGTTGGGGAATTATGCCGGCAGCTTTAGCAAACCCTCATTCTCTCGCGCTTACAAAAGTTTCTCAGCCAAAACAATCTTTTTCAGAGATTCCTCGCCTGAGTGATATCCGGTTTCCCCACACCCGTGCAGAGTTGCTGGTTCAGCAGCCAATTTTACCAGGGTTTAATCTACCAAAAAAGCATCAAGTTGAAGCGAAGCTGGTTGTATTCATTTCACCAGAAAAGCCGGTTGATTTAATTGTTACAGCAGTGAGAAATAGAGTTCTGCAATCTACATCGGCATACGAAATTTATGCTGAAGAAATCCAACAGCAAGGTTCTAGCAGTGCGGCAGAAGTGCTGAGAGGTTTACCGGGATTTGCTATTAATGATGCGGGTAAAGGTGCGGATATTCACACCGGCACTTACTATCGCGGACACTCGATTAATCAATCTGTTTTTTTATTAAATGGTAGACCAATTGGCAGCAATGTTAACACTTATCATGGTGCAACTGACTTAAATAGCATTCCGGTTGAATCAATTCAACGGGTAGAATTATCGAGTGGCACCAGTGCGACTTTATACGGTTCTGAAGCTTTTGGTGGCGTTGTTAATATTATTACTAAACAGGGACAGGGTATTCCAAAATTCAATGGCTTGGTTGAATTTGGCTCTTTAAATCAGTCTAACTATCATGCTAGCTATAGTGGCTCTGCCGGCTCTTTAGATTTTAATTTAAGTTATGAAGAATCCGAAATAGATAACCGCTATCGTGTCCCGGAAGGCGCGGCAAATCGTGATGAAAAGGGACGTTTATTTAATGGCGATACAGCGACTAGCAATTACTTTGGCAGTGTCAGAATTGGCTTAAACCCTAGAAATACTCTGAGTTTCGATGCTTACAAAATTAGCAGCCGACGGGGTCTTCTCTATTTTGGCTTTCCTTTGCAAAGAGATAGACTCGATCATGATGTTTTTAATGTTGGTTTATCTTGGAATAGCCGGCTGAGTGATAATGATGATTCGGTTCTGCAAACAACGATTGGTTATAACCAAGATTACTTTAATACCTACGGGCCGACACAAAGTACATTTTACCGCCAAGGGTCGCTCAATTCCCAAGCGCTCACGGCTAGGGTAGAACACCAGTGGCGCACAGCTTCTAATAATAATCTTCGCTGGGGATTGGACGTACAACAAACTTTTTTAGCCGGCGATGTTTTAAGCACCATTCCTGAAAGAGCCGGTTTGAATGAAACTGAAGATACAAATCGATTTAATGGGGCGCTGTTTGCCTTAAATACCTGGGAAATTAGCGATAGGTTTCAAGCTGAACTTGGAATTAGGCAGAACTTTAATAGTGAGTTTGGCAGTTATCTCAATCCTAGCGCCGGCTTGCGGTGGGATATCAACCCTAGCATTGCAGTACGTGGGAGTTGGGTTTCTGTACAGCGTAACCCTGGTTTAGATCAATTATATGTTTATGATACTGTGCATAATTGGTTGCCCAACCCAGATTTAGATCCCGAAAAAGGATCTTCTTGGACAGCCGGCTTCGATATTAATTTTACTTCTAATTTTACCGGACAATTTACTTACTTTGGCAGTCGTTTGAATGATCGCCTAGGAATAGAAGCCGGTAAGTGGGCAAATATTGGTCTTGTCAATACAAATGGTTTAGAAGCGGCGTTGAAGTGGCAAATTGCTCCAGAATGGGCAACTTTTCTCAACTACACTTATACTGACGCACGTATCGAAACCGGCACGGATAAGGGTTTACAATTAGGCTTAGTTCCTTATTCGGTTGCTAAAGCCGGAATTGGCTATGGCAGTGCCGGCTGGGAAATTAATTTATTTGCAAGTTATAACAGCGGTTCTCGGAGAGCTTTTTTTAACAATCCTGATGATAATAATACCGATTTCTCTCCATCTTTTCTTAATTTAGATTTGAGCGCCAGAGTTCCCATAACTCGAAATTTAGGGCTGACAATTTATTTAGAAAACTTAACTGATAAAACTTATGAAAGAGTTAATCGGATCTATCAACCCGGTTTAACTTTCCGCATCGGCTTACAATCCAATTTTTAAGCAATAGAAAAAATCTCTCAATTTCCCTAATATCCCCAAAAAATAAAAATTCAGCCGAATTCCACCTTTGCTTTCTACCTGTACTGAGATATCATGAAAATGATTCTCACTTTAATCGATTATGTCTTCCGGCATCCCACTCCTAGTTTCCCTGACTCGGATTGTTCAGCGCTTCCGCCGACTATCCAACTGAAAGCAGGGTTACGAGTTGCTGATGCCGAACATAATTAAACTGTAAAAATCGCAAAATCGCTTAGGAACGATCACATGACGAATGCTTCAGTTAATCCTCCCCTAGAAATGCCGAAACGGGGGATGCCGGTGACAATTATTACCGGCTTCTTAGGAAGTGGTAAAACTACAGTTCTTAATCACATCCTGCATAACGCCCAAAACTTGAAAGTAGCCGTTTTGGTTAATGAATTTGGGGATATCAATATCGACAGCCAACTTTTAGTTTCTGTTGATCAAGATATGGTAGAATTAACCAATGGCTGTATTTGTTGCACCATTAATGATGGTTTATTAGAAGCCGTTTACAAAGTTCTAGATCGTGGTGACCGCATCGATTACCTTGTCATAGAAACCACAGGAATTGCCGATCCATTGCCCATTGCCCTGACATTTTTAGGGCCAGAATTGCGAGATTTAACGCGCCTAGATTCTATTTTGACGGTTGTAGATGCAGAAACTTTCACCCCCTCACATTTTGAAAGTTCCGCAGCCTTCAACCAAATTGCTTACGGTGACATTATTCTGCTCAACAAAACCGATTTAGCAACCGACGATAAAATTGCTCAATTAGAAGACTACATTCACACAGTCAAAGCCGGCTCCAGAATTCTCAGATCCCAAAAAGGTCAGGTTCCCCTTCCTCTCATTCTTGATGTTGCACTCACCCAGCCGGCATCCTATTCATCGACAGAAGAATCTAGCCACCATCATCACGATCATGAACATCACGATCATAAACATCACGATCACGATCATCACGATCATGAACATCATCATTATTCCCATCACTTAGAAAATGATGGATTTGTTTCCGTGTCTTTCCAAAGTGACCGGCCTTTTTTGGTCAATAAATTTGAGAAATTTTTACAAGAGCAATTGCCCGAAGATGTTTTTCGCGCCAAGGGACTGATTTGGTTTCAAGAAAGTTCCGACCGGCAGATATTTCAATTAAGTGGCAAACGCTTTGACATCCAGGCAGATAACTGGCCAGAAAAACCCAGTAACCAGCTCGTTTTCATTGGGCGCAATTTAAATGCCACTCAAATTCAAGAGCATCTGAATAATTGCTTAGCTTGATGGGTGAGATTTCCTAATTTATCTGACATCCCTGATCCAAAGTCCGCTACCTTGAAAAGATTAGCGAAAACCCTAAGTTTGTACAAAACTCTTGAAAGGTAACTGATGAATAAACTCGTACTGACTTTACTTTCCACTTCCACCGTTTTTAGTTCGCTGCTGTCTGTGTTTGCGATGGTGAATCCCGCCCACGCTGCCGAACCCTTTCCCCGCACCCTAAACGCCTTAACCTGCCAGCAACCGGCTTTGGCGAAGAATTTAGTCTGTATGCGCCTCTCCCAAGCGGTGAATGTTCCAGACTCAACTGTGCCGGCTTCCACAGAAATGGTCACATTTGACAATTCTGAGTCAGGAATTCCCATTCCTGTGGAAATGGTGACACCGGACGATTCGGCGGCAGAACCAGCGATGTTGGAGTTCACCGAGGAAGAAAGCGACGCTGCCATTGCTCAATATGGCTGCGATTGCATTGTTTGTATCAACTTTGTCCGTGAGATGCGCGGTTTGCCTCCCGTTAGCTAATTTAGGATGGGGCATGGGGCATGGGGCATGGGGCAAGGCTTCGCCAACCTAAAGGTATGGGCATTGGGCATTTCTCCCCTTCTCCCCCTCTCCCCTTCTCCCCTTCTCCCCTTCTCCCCCTCTCCCCTGTGGCGAAAATCCACTATACTATTTTGAGACTGATTATCATTCTGATATTTTAGAGGTGTTCCTCGTGATACAAGCTGCAATGTCCAGTTCAATTCCGGTTACAGTGCTCACCGGCTATCTGGGTGCCGGTAAAACAACCCTCCTCAATCGCATCCTGACTTACGAACACGGCAAAAAAGTTGCCGTAATTATTAATGAATTTGGGGAAGTGGGAATTGATAATCAATTGGTGATCAATTCCGTTGATGAAGAAATCTTTGAAATGAATAATGGCTGCATCTGTTGCACCGTGCGAGGCGATTTAATTCGCATCATGGGCAACTTAATGCGGCGCAGAGATAAGTTTGATCATTTAGTCATAGAAACAACCGGCCTTGCCGATCCAGCGCCGGTGATTCAAACATTTTTCATGGATGAAGATGTTCGCAGCCAAACCAATTTAGATGCCGTCGTTACCGTCGTAGACGCTAAGCATATTTGGGAACATTGGGATAGCAGCGAAGCACAAGAACAAATTGCATTTGCCGATGTAATTTTGCTGAATAAAACTGATTTAGTCGCGCCAGAACAGCTTGATGAGCTAGAGAAGCGCATTCGATCAATGAATGCAATGGCAAAAATTTACCGCACTCAAAACGCAGAATTAGACATGGATTCGCTTTTGGGTGTGAAAGCATTTGATTTAGATCGGGCGCTGGAAATTGACCCGCAATTTTTAAATGAAGAAGCCCACGAACATGATGAATCGGTGTATTCCGTGGCATTGGTAGAAACCGGCGCACTCGATGGCGATAAATTAAACGATTGGCTAGCTAATTTATTGCAAACGAAGGGGGTGGATATTTTTCGCATGAAAGGGATTTTGAATATTGCCGGCGAAGAGAACCGCTTAGTGTTCCAAGGTGTTCACATGATATTTGACGGGAAACCGGATCGCCCTTGGAAGCCTGGAGAAACCCGGAAAAGTGAACTGGTTTTTATCGGTCGCAATCTTGACGAAGCTCAATTAAAAGAGGATTTTCTCAAGTGTTTGGCTTAGGAATTGCCGGCCAAGAAATCGTGGATCTGAAATGGCAAGGAACTCTTTCAGATTACGTCACCGCAGTTGCGTGGTCGCCCGATGGCAAAACTTTAGCAGCGAGTTCATCTGCCGGCGAGGTGATTTTGTGGCAAGGTTTAGAGACGGCTAAAACCTTGCAAATGGGTGCCGGTGACTCGATAGATTGCCTTGCCTTTTCTTCCGATGGCCAACTGCTAGCGGCTGCCGGCCAAGAAGGCACAGTCAAGATTTGGCGCGTGTCTGATCAGTCGCCCTTGTATTGCCTGGAAAACGCGCCGGCATGGGTTGACCGGCTAGCGTGGAGTCCCACGGGCAACCAACTTGCATTTAGTACCGGGCGTTACGTGCAAATATGGGATGCCGGCAAAGGAGAAATCATCGCAAAGCTGAATTTTGAAGCCTCCTCAGTTTTGGATCTAGCTTGGCATCCCACCGTTGAATATTTGGCGATTGCCGGCTATCAAGGCGTCAAAATTTGGAATACTCAAAATTGGGAAGACGATCCCTACTCCCTCGTAATTCCCTCTGCAACTGCAGTTGTGAAATGGTCACCCGATGGCAAATATTTAGCCGGCGGCAACCTGGATAAAACCCTCACCGTTTTAGAATGGGGCAACCCTCATCCCTGGGTAATGCGGGGTTTTCCCGGCAAAGTGCGCCAGTTAGCTTGGTCAGATCAAGCCACCGAATTCGGTGCGCCTCTGCTAGCGGCTGCCAGCGCCGGCACTATTTCCGTTTGGGAAAAGCAACGAGAAGCTAATGCCGGCTGGGAAGCTTGGGTTTTGGAACTACATGAGGGCGTCGTTGGCAGCTTAAGCTTTCAACCGGCTAGCTTTCTCCTCGCCTCAGCCAGTGAAGATGGCCACGTTTGTCTATGGCAAAAAGCTGAACAACTCGCGCAAATTCTGGAAGGCGCACCGGCTGGTTTTTCTTGCTTAGCCTGGGACAGCCAAGGACATCAACTTGCTGCCGGTGGTCAAGAAGGCCAATTATTAATTTGGTCAAAATCCTAACGCGGAAAAGGTTTTGGCTGATCGCTTGTCTCCACTCCAGTAATTTCCAAAGGTAATCATTTCCCCCTATTTTTCCCTCTCCCACTCAGCACTATCTCCCCATGCCCAATGCCCAATGCCCCATCCCCAATGAATTTATCTAACGTTCGCTGTCTTAAACAGTTAAAATGCTTTAACCTCTTAAAGCTTGGTCGGTTCTGGTGGCTGTCACCAGACGTAAGGGGGAAAGTTCGGTGCCAATCCGACACTGTCCCGCAGCTGTGATGTAACCGCCACGGGTGGTTGCTAAGTCAGAATGCCCACCGACTGTATAAAAACCTGTTATCCATCTGCGAGGTACAGATGATAAGGATGAAAAGACATTTGTTAAAACCTAGTGGATTATTCCTAGCCGGCCTGATCTTATTTTTGAGTATCGGCGCACCGGCACCCGCCTATGGAATGCACATCATGGAAGGCTTTTTGCCGGCACCGTGGGCAATCTTTTGGTGGTTGGTGTTTATCCCATTTTTCGCTTTGGGGTTGCGATCGCTGCACCGCATCACCAAAGAAAATCCGGAATTAAAATTACTTCTCGCCTTAGCCGGCGCGTTTGCTTTCGTCCTGTCTGCCTTAAAAATGCCTTCAGTCACCGGCAGCAGTTCCCACCCCACCGGCACAGGTTTAGGGGCAATTCTGTTTGGCCCTATGGCCATGTCTGTTTTAGGCAGTTTAGTGCTGCTCTTTCAAGCCTTATTGCTGGCGCATGGCGGTTTGACCACTTTGGGAGCAAATGCAGTTTCGATGGCCGTCGTCGGGCCGTTAGTGGCCTATGCTGTGTATCAGTTGGTGATGAAGGTAGCCGGTAAACAGAAAGTTGCGATTTTTTTGGCGGCAGCAGTGGCAAATTTAACCACTTACCTTGTCACTTCGTTGCAACTAGCCTTGGCGTTTCCCTCTGCAACCGGCGGCTTTGTTGCCTCGTTTGTCAAGTTTGCTGGAATTTTTGCACTCACTCAAGTTCCTTTAGCAATCAGCGAGGGATTGCTGACTGTGTTGGTTTGGAATTGGCTTGCGAGTTATGGGCGTCAAGAATTGGAACAATTAAAGTTAATTAAGCGGGGCGCTTAGTTAAGTTTTTGGTAATAGGGGATTTGGGAATTTTTTAGTTATTTAATGTCTGAAAGGTTTTGAGTAATGCAGCAGAAACAAAAAGCTTGGGATAATTGGCTGTTAATTTTGGGAGTGGTATTTTTAGCGGCGATGCCGTTAATTTTGGTGAAAAATTCAGAGTTTGGGGGTGCGGATGGCCAAGCAGAGGAGGCGATTCAGGAAGTTCAGCCCGATTATAAGCCTTGGTTTGAGCCGGTTGTAGAGTTACCGGGTGGAGAAGTTGAATCGCTCTTATTTGCAGTGCAAGCTGCTGCCGGTGCCGGCGTAATTGGATATGTGATTGGCTTATACCGGGGCCGAGGTTTTCGGGAAGTAAAAAGTAAAAAGTAGAGAGCTAAATTTTCGCTTACTTTTTCCTTTTGCCTTTTTTTCATGCACCTTTATATCGATACGCTGGCTTACACGAATCGGTTGCGGTATTTGCCACCGGCACATAAATTACTGTTTGCGATTATCCCCCTATTTATCGCTTTTTTCAGTCATGCGCCGGTACAATTGGCAGTAATCATCTGGATGACGATCTGGACAATTGGTTATGCGCGAATTCCCTTGGGAGTTTATTTAAAAATGATTGCCGGCGCTGGGGTATTTTTACTCATGAGTTTACCGGCACTCATGCTTAACATGACTTCAGTCAGCGAAATGCCGGCAATTCTTTCAGATCGATGGATAGGAATAGAATGGGGTGATTGGTATTTTTATATCAGTCACACCGGCACTCAACAAGCACTCGGCATTTTGTTGCGATCGCTTGCCGGGGTTTGCTGTCTGTTTTTCATCCTTCTCACCATACCGTTTGTAGAAATTCTACAAGTTTTGCGCCGGCTGGGATGTCCAACCCTTTTAACAGAACTATTGCTATTAATGTATCGCTTTATTTTTGTGCTGCTGCAAACTGCAGGTGAATTGTGGATCGCCCAACAAGCGCGGAACGGACATCGCTCTTGGAGCATCACTATGCGTAGCCTAACATTATTAATCGGTCAATTATTACAGCGCACCCTCGAACGCTATCGACAGTATTCCTTTACCCTCGCATCACGCGGTTTCACCGGCGACTTCCAAGTTTGGCACCCACAGCGCACTCGTCCCTCGCGCCGGTATACCCTAGAAGCATCCCTCGGCTGCATTGCATTACTTGGACTCGAAATGCTTACAAGCTATCGATAATAGTCCAATGCCTCAGAGATGAGGAACTAGGGAAAAGTGAGAGAGGGTAAGGACATTTCGCTTACCATTCCCAATGCCCAATTCCCAATTCCCAATTCCCAATGACACAATGGTTACTTGAATTTGATGGCGTACACTACGCCTATCCAGCCAGCCAGCAGCCGGCACTCAACGGCTTGACATTACGGGTGCCGGTGGGAAAAAAAAGCGCCCTGATCGGTCATAATGGTTGCGGCAAATCCACCCTCCTATTCCTAGCCGATGGCTTGCATCAACCTCAACAAGGAATGCTGCGATGGCATGGCAAACCAATGCGCTATGATCGGCACTCCCTAATTCAGCTTAGACGACAAGTAGGGCTAGTGTTTCAAGATCCAGAGCAACAACTTGTAGCGCCTACTGTTGAGGAAGATATTTCTTATGGCTTATGTAATTTAGGATTATCCGCCGCTGAAATTAGCTGGCGTGTTGATACAGCTTTAGCTGATTTTGGATTAACTGAACTAGCTACTAGACCTGTACATCATCTTAGTTTAGGGCAAAAGAAACGAGTTGCCCTTGCCGGCGTGATGGTACTACAGCCTGAACTATTATTACTAGATGAACCCACCGCTTATTTAGATCCATTGCAGACACGGCAGCTAATGGCAAAACTTGAACAAATTCATGCTGCCGGCACCACTCAATTAATGGCAACGCACGATTTAAATCTAGCTTATCAGTGGGCAGATTGGATTTTTGTGATTCACCAAGGACGCCTGATCACTGAAGGCGACGCAGTCGCTGTGTTTTCTCAGCGTCATCTGTTGCAGGATTTACAGATAGGTGTTCCTTTGCTTTGGGAAGTTTGGGAGACGTTACTTGAACAAATGCCGATGACGACAGGAATGCAACGCCCCAAAACAGCTGATGAGTTGCGCGAGCAATTACGGTTAAAGATGCCCTTACGGGAATAATCTAGCACGTTATGAAATAAGCCAAGACCCTTGTTGTTCAGCGGTTTTACTGAGCTTCCGGCATGATTTGCCGTGGCTGCTTTTCTTTGGCTTTTGACAGTTGCTCTAGATAAGCCACAGGAACCACAACAGGCCACAAAACACTCGCCATAACCAAAGTTACCAAGGAAAGCTGCTTTTCTTCTTCCGATAAATTTCCGGCTTCGCGCTTGAAGAATTGCAGCCAACTCGTGAAAAAGCAGGGAGCGCTGACGAGGTAAACCAATCCAAATGAGCCTACAAGTAGGGTGGCCATCGTTATTTTTCCTTAAGTTAAGTAATATCAACCAGCTACTGACCTTGGCATAACTTATGAGGAACTGTGCCTTTAAGTCATCTTTACAAGGGTATATTTACTAGTTTTGACTATGTACTACTTTAAACCTAGTTTTATCCAATTTTGTTATATTTTATACAAATTTACAGAATTTTTACAAAAATTTACTTGTTGTCAACTGCAAATATACTGAAAAATACTCAGCTCTTTAGTTTGTTTCTCTATCTTAAGTCGTAGGAGCTGTCTTCAAGCAATTTTTGACAAAATTAGCAAAGCAACTAACTTCTAATTTGCATAAAGTTAAAACCAATTGTTAACCCACTTATAAAATAATTGCCCATTAAAGGTTTTTATAAAATACTCTTGAGTAGTTGAAAAACCTTTTATTTAAACGGGTTGCAGCATTTCATCGGATAGAAATCCGACAACCAATTTAGGATTGCTATATAGGGATAGATACTGTCCGAACTCTTAAGAAAAAGCAAACTAGGTGTTGAAGTAAAATTGAGGCCCAGTGAAGCGGCTGCCGGCACGAGGGGGATTTGTGGGAGGCGCTACAGTAGCGAGAACACTGGAATGCAGAGGCAGAGGCATTTGTAGCTATCCAGAGCGCACTGGGCCGATCTCAAGACTTGCGAGGTGCGTATCCGTAAAGATTCCAGCAGTTGCTTTAAAGTTCTTAAAATTTCTGATACAAGTGAAAAGTATATCTAATGGAGAACGAGCAATGGCTGCGGCTCAGCCAGAAATTGATATCGCGCCTTTTATCGATCACGCCCTGCTGAACCCAACAGCAACGCCGGTAATGCTTCAGAAGTGGTGCGAAGAGGCAGATCGCTTTCAGTTCGCGACAGTGTGCGTATATCCAACCTACGTGCGTCAAGCCGCAACACTTTTGCACGGCAAGCAACCGCGAGTGTGTGTAGTGATCGGCTTTCCCACCGGCGCAACAACATCGGCAGTGAAATTGCATGAAGCTCAAGAAGCTGTAGAGAATGGTGCGACTGAACTGGATGTGGTGATTAACTTAGGTTGGTTGAAAGCCGGCAAAACAGACGAACTGCACCGGGAGATTGCGGAAATTTGTGACGAGACAGGGCAACCTGTTAAAGCAATCTTAGAAACAGCATTACTCACAGACGAGGAAAAAATTATCGCTGCTGAACTTTGTATGGATGCCGGTGTGGATTTCCTCAAAACCAGCACAGGCGTTTACGGGGGGGCAACTGTGGAAGATATCCGCTTGCTCAAAGAGTTCAGCAAAGGACAGGCAGGAATCAAAGCATCGGGGGGAATCCGTACTTATCAGCAAGCTGTGGAGTTAATTTTAGCCGGCGCAACGCGGCTAGGCACCTCTCGAGGACCCGAATTAATTCGCTTACGCGATAACCTGGAAGAGAAGCATGAAGAAACATAAAGGGGCTAGGGACTAGAGACTAGGGACTAAGAGGAAAAATTTGTACAATGCCCCATGCCCGATGCCCGTACCTTTAGGTTGGCGCAGCCATGCCCAATGCCCCATGCCCCATGCCCCATGCCCCATGCCCCATGCCCCATCCCCTAAATACTAAAAATGGGTCAAACTTACAAAGCGACTGGAATTAACCTGAAAGGCTCACCAATGGGCGAGTCTGACCGGCTCTTGACGATTTTGACGCGGGAGTTTGGTTTAATTCGCGCAGTCGTACCGGGGGCGAGAAAGCCAAACTCGCAGATGGGGGGGCGTGGTGGCTTGTTTGTGGTTAACGAATTGCTGATTCAAAAGGGGCGTTCGCTTGATAAAATTGCCCAAGCAGAAACTTTAGAATCTTATCCGGGTTTAAGTCGGGATCTGGGAAAACTTGCAGCTGGGCAGTATTTGGCTGAAGTGGTACTTTGTCAAGCGTTGAGCGAACAACCGCAGGAAGAACTTTTTTGCTTGCTAAACGAGCATTTGAGCCGAATTGAGCAGTTACCCAACGCAGGCGAGGGTGCAATGTCTGTGCCGGTGCTAGCCCACTTAACGCACGGTGTTTATCACCTTTTGGCTTTAGCCGGCATTGCACCTCAAGTTCAATCCTGCTCTATCACCCAGCGCCCACTCATCCCAGACTTTACCGCGCCAGACTGGCGAGTTGGGTTTAGTATCGCTGCCGGCGGAACCGTGAGTTTACCAGAGAAACGCCGGTTGGAAGGGCCAGGTTCAGGGCCGGCCATCGAACTACCACGATCCGCTTCTTATACTACAAAATTTGCAAGCAGTCAAACTGGATTTAAAGCCGGCACAGAAACGCGACCCAACAAGAATTCTGCCTTAAAAAGCATTGCCATCGGCAACAAAGTGGCTGAGACTACTAACAACAGCTACCGCACACTCATCCATCCCGAAAGACCCGTAAAAATCGATACCCAGCTCAATGCGGTCGAGCTGGCATTACTTCAGCAGCTAGCGGAACCTCAGATATCTTGGCCCCATGCCGGTTTATCTCATTTACGAACCCAGAACACAGAGACAGCTTGGGTCGCAGTTGAACGCATTTTGCGTCAGTACGCTCAGTCTCAATTTGATCGCTCGATCCGCTCGGCTGCTTTAATAGATTCCTATTTTGCCTCCCTGCCCATTTCCCCGTGAGCCATGATGCGACTGTCTGATTCTGATTTTAAAATACAGCATTCACCCCTAAAACACGCTAACCAGCCAGCCAACGAGGTGAGCCAACCCCGCCATCCCGGTAATGGTAGTAATCAAACGCCTTATCGTCGCCCAAGCGCTGATCGCTCAAACGGCAGCAAAGAGCCGGCAGCCCACAGGCTTGATAAAATGCCGGCATCCGAGACTGCCTCGCAAAAAACAGGCGAACCGGCAAATGGACACGGGGCAGCAGATGAGCGAGAGAACATTGAAGCGACACCCCAGGCTGTCTCCCCCTCCACTCCAGAAACCCTCGAACCGGCAGAACCAGAAGAAACAGGATTTAGGCCGATTCTGAGAAATCGCAACTTTGTGACGATGTGGAGCGGCCAGATATTTTCCCAACTGGCCGATAAGGTGTATCTAGTGCTGATGATTGCGCTGATCGCCAGTCGCTTTCAAGCATCAGGACAAACAATCAGTTCCTGGGTTTCAGCGATTATGATCGCCTTTACCATTCCAGCCGTGCTGTTGGGTTCTCTCGCCGGCGCGTTTGTGGATCGGTGGCCCAAAAAGATAGTGATGGTGATCACGAATTTACTGCGTGGTGCGATTGTTTTGGCGCTGCCGGTGCAGTTGTGGGTGGTTCAGGATTGGGCACCTGTGGCGGGACTGCCGGTGGGTTTCTGCATTTTACTCGCCGCAACATTCCTGGTTTCAACGCTGACGCAATTTTTTGCGCCGGCAGAACAAGCAGCCCTGCCTTTGATCGTAGGACGTGGCCAGCTTTTAGCGGCAAATTCACTCTACACCACAACCATGATGGCCTCGGTCATTATTGGGTTTGCCGTGGGAGAACCGTTGCTGGCACTGGCAGACACCTTATTTGGTCACTTGGAAATTGGCAAAGAACTGGTGGTAGGAGGTAGCTATTGCATCGC
This region includes:
- the cbiQ gene encoding cobalt ECF transporter T component CbiQ, whose amino-acid sequence is MHLYIDTLAYTNRLRYLPPAHKLLFAIIPLFIAFFSHAPVQLAVIIWMTIWTIGYARIPLGVYLKMIAGAGVFLLMSLPALMLNMTSVSEMPAILSDRWIGIEWGDWYFYISHTGTQQALGILLRSLAGVCCLFFILLTIPFVEILQVLRRLGCPTLLTELLLLMYRFIFVLLQTAGELWIAQQARNGHRSWSITMRSLTLLIGQLLQRTLERYRQYSFTLASRGFTGDFQVWHPQRTRPSRRYTLEASLGCIALLGLEMLTSYR
- a CDS encoding ABC transporter ATP-binding protein yields the protein MTQWLLEFDGVHYAYPASQQPALNGLTLRVPVGKKSALIGHNGCGKSTLLFLADGLHQPQQGMLRWHGKPMRYDRHSLIQLRRQVGLVFQDPEQQLVAPTVEEDISYGLCNLGLSAAEISWRVDTALADFGLTELATRPVHHLSLGQKKRVALAGVMVLQPELLLLDEPTAYLDPLQTRQLMAKLEQIHAAGTTQLMATHDLNLAYQWADWIFVIHQGRLITEGDAVAVFSQRHLLQDLQIGVPLLWEVWETLLEQMPMTTGMQRPKTADELREQLRLKMPLRE
- the deoC gene encoding deoxyribose-phosphate aldolase, which encodes MAAAQPEIDIAPFIDHALLNPTATPVMLQKWCEEADRFQFATVCVYPTYVRQAATLLHGKQPRVCVVIGFPTGATTSAVKLHEAQEAVENGATELDVVINLGWLKAGKTDELHREIAEICDETGQPVKAILETALLTDEEKIIAAELCMDAGVDFLKTSTGVYGGATVEDIRLLKEFSKGQAGIKASGGIRTYQQAVELILAGATRLGTSRGPELIRLRDNLEEKHEET
- the recO gene encoding DNA repair protein RecO, with protein sequence MGQTYKATGINLKGSPMGESDRLLTILTREFGLIRAVVPGARKPNSQMGGRGGLFVVNELLIQKGRSLDKIAQAETLESYPGLSRDLGKLAAGQYLAEVVLCQALSEQPQEELFCLLNEHLSRIEQLPNAGEGAMSVPVLAHLTHGVYHLLALAGIAPQVQSCSITQRPLIPDFTAPDWRVGFSIAAGGTVSLPEKRRLEGPGSGPAIELPRSASYTTKFASSQTGFKAGTETRPNKNSALKSIAIGNKVAETTNNSYRTLIHPERPVKIDTQLNAVELALLQQLAEPQISWPHAGLSHLRTQNTETAWVAVERILRQYAQSQFDRSIRSAALIDSYFASLPISP
- a CDS encoding MFS transporter, with the translated sequence MMRLSDSDFKIQHSPLKHANQPANEVSQPRHPGNGSNQTPYRRPSADRSNGSKEPAAHRLDKMPASETASQKTGEPANGHGAADERENIEATPQAVSPSTPETLEPAEPEETGFRPILRNRNFVTMWSGQIFSQLADKVYLVLMIALIASRFQASGQTISSWVSAIMIAFTIPAVLLGSLAGAFVDRWPKKIVMVITNLLRGAIVLALPVQLWVVQDWAPVAGLPVGFCILLAATFLVSTLTQFFAPAEQAALPLIVGRGQLLAANSLYTTTMMASVIIGFAVGEPLLALADTLFGHLEIGKELVVGGSYCIAGLLLLVLKTGEKSMPADHESPHVWEDIRDGLRYLRENRRVRNAMIQLVILFSIFAALAVLAVRLAELIPAMKASQFGFLLAAGGVGMGAGAAILGHGGQRFSHSQMSLAGSMGMAASLAGLSVFTQQLWPTLLLITLLGAFAAVVGVPMQTTIQAETPEEMRGKVFGLQNNGINIALTLPLALAGVAETFFGLKVVFLGLAALALAGGVLTWYISRK